The Methylococcus sp. Mc7 genomic sequence AGCGGAAGTCCGTGCCGGTCGAGTGCCGTCGAAGACAATCCGTTGGTGACGACCAGCGCAATGTCCATGGCTTCGGGCGGCGGACACCGAAGTTTCCGTTCGGACTCCCTGTCGAGCATCTGGCCCAGGTCGGGCCGTTTGAGGTATTCGGCACGGTCCGCGACGGGGGTCGCCAGCAGTAGCGGCCGTAATCCAAGCGCACGGACTCCTTCGGCGAAGGCTTCGACGTCCCACGGCTTGTGCACCGCGTCGCGCGCGGAGGCATGGGCGAGCTGAAAATCCAACAGTGCCGCGGTCGGTAAGGCATGTCCGGCGTGCCCCAGTGCGATGCGCGCCTGCGTGAGCGTACGCAGTTCGCTCCAGCGGTCGTTCATGACGCGCTCCCGGTGAAGCGGCCGAAGGCGCTCAGCAAAGGAGTGGCGGAGCGCCGTCCGGACAGCGCGTTCCGTCCGTCGAAAATACCCATGCGTTCCAGCCAGGCTTCGAACTCCGGAGCGGGCCGAAGTCCGAGCACCCGCCGCAAATACAGTGCGTCGTGGAACGAGGTGCTCTGGTAGGCGAGCATGATGTCGTCGGCGCCGGGAATCCCCATGACGTAGGTGCAGCCGGCGATGCCGAGCAGGGTGAGCAGGTTGTCCATGTCGTTCTGGTCGGCTTCGGCGTGATTGGTGTAGCAGACGTCGCAGCCCATCGGCAAACCTAGCAGTTTGCCGCAGAAATGGTCTTCCAGGCCGGCGCGGATGATCTGCTTGCCGTCGTAGAGATATTCCGGGCCGATGAAGCCGACCACGGTATTCACCAGCAGCGGCGAAAATTCCCGGGCGACGGCGTAGGCGCGGGCCTCGCAGGTCTGGGCGTCGAGACCGTGGTGAGCGCCGGCGGACAGGGCACTGCCCTGGCCGGTTTCGAAATACATGAGGTTGTCGCCCAGGGTGCCTCGTTTCAGTTCGAGCGCCATCTGCCGGGCTTCGCGAAGCATGGCGAGGTCGACGCCGAAGCTGCGGTTCGCCGCCTCGGTGCCGGCGATCGACTGGAATACCAGATCGACCGGTGAGCCACGCCGGATCAACTCCATGGTGGTCGTCACATGGGACAGGACGCATGACTGGGTGGGGATCTCGTAACGGATGCGCAATTCGTCGAGCAGGCTCAGCAGGGCGTGGACGTTTTCCAGATTATCGGTGGCGGGATT encodes the following:
- a CDS encoding ethanolamine ammonia-lyase subunit EutB, producing the protein MKYSASVRGRGYRFPDLRSLLAVASPLRSADELAGLAAASKEERAVAQRILADVPLRRFLEEPLIPPERDEVSRLILEQHDASAFSPVASLCVGEFREWLLAESGDLNALARGLTPEMVAATSKIMRNQDLIAVARRCSVTTRFRNSIGLPGRLSTRLQPNHPTDDPTGIAASTLDGLLYGSGDAVIGINPATDNLENVHALLSLLDELRIRYEIPTQSCVLSHVTTTMELIRRGSPVDLVFQSIAGTEAANRSFGVDLAMLREARQMALELKRGTLGDNLMYFETGQGSALSAGAHHGLDAQTCEARAYAVAREFSPLLVNTVVGFIGPEYLYDGKQIIRAGLEDHFCGKLLGLPMGCDVCYTNHAEADQNDMDNLLTLLGIAGCTYVMGIPGADDIMLAYQSTSFHDALYLRRVLGLRPAPEFEAWLERMGIFDGRNALSGRRSATPLLSAFGRFTGSAS